The Streptomyces europaeiscabiei genome window below encodes:
- a CDS encoding beta-class carbonic anhydrase gives MTTSAAVPTGPEGAISDGTVTDRLVEANQRYAAAFADPGMDARPVLRVAVVACMDARLDLHDALGLSLGDCHTIRNAGGVVTDDVIRSLTISQRKLGTRSVVLIHHTGCGLESLTEDFRTELEAEIGQRPAWAVESFRDVDQDVRQSMQRVRTNPFLLHSDDVRGFVFDVKTGLLREIDPA, from the coding sequence ATGACGACCTCCGCAGCAGTTCCCACCGGCCCCGAAGGCGCCATATCCGACGGCACCGTCACCGACCGCCTCGTCGAGGCGAACCAGCGGTACGCGGCCGCGTTCGCCGACCCCGGGATGGACGCCCGCCCCGTCCTCCGCGTCGCGGTCGTGGCCTGCATGGACGCCCGCCTCGACCTGCACGACGCGCTCGGCCTGTCGCTGGGCGACTGCCACACCATCCGCAACGCGGGCGGCGTGGTCACCGACGACGTGATCCGGTCCCTCACCATCAGCCAGCGCAAGCTCGGCACCCGCAGCGTCGTCCTGATCCACCACACCGGCTGCGGCCTGGAGTCCCTCACCGAGGACTTCCGCACCGAGCTGGAGGCGGAGATCGGCCAGCGCCCGGCCTGGGCCGTGGAGTCCTTCCGGGACGTGGACCAGGACGTACGGCAGTCCATGCAGCGGGTGCGCACCAACCCGTTCCTGCTGCACTCGGACGACGTTCGCGGCTTCGTCTTCGATGTGAAGACGGGTCTGCTGCGGGAGATCGACCCGGCCTGA
- a CDS encoding AAA family ATPase, which translates to MTTYDDRASLTDLTSTVERVRSSVEGVIEGKPEVVRLSLTVLLAEGHLLIEDVPGVGKTMLAKALARSIDCSVRRIQFTPDLLPSDITGVSIWDQQRKEFEFKPGAIFSQIVIGDEINRASPKTQSALLESLEERQVTIDGTTYELPTPFMVVATQNPVEMEGTYPLPEAQRDRFMARVSVGYPSPEAELRMLDVHGGVSPLEDMQPVAHAHEIVKLIEAVRNVHVAETVRRYAVDLVGATRSHPDLRLGASPRATLHLLRAARATAALSGREYALPDDIQSLAVAILAHRLLPTAQAQLNRRTPEQVVQEILQRTPVPQAPQAQSGFGSVHATPAYPQQPPRRLG; encoded by the coding sequence GTGACGACCTATGACGATCGAGCGAGCCTCACTGATCTGACCAGCACTGTGGAGCGAGTCCGCAGTTCGGTCGAAGGAGTGATCGAGGGCAAGCCTGAGGTCGTACGGCTTTCGCTGACAGTGCTGCTCGCCGAGGGGCATCTTCTGATCGAAGACGTACCCGGCGTCGGCAAGACCATGCTGGCCAAGGCACTGGCGCGGTCCATCGACTGCTCGGTGCGGCGTATCCAGTTCACGCCGGACCTGCTGCCCTCGGACATCACGGGTGTGTCCATCTGGGATCAGCAGCGCAAGGAGTTCGAGTTCAAGCCGGGCGCGATCTTCTCTCAGATCGTGATCGGCGACGAGATCAACCGGGCCTCGCCGAAGACGCAGTCCGCGCTCCTGGAGTCCCTGGAGGAGCGGCAGGTCACGATCGACGGCACGACGTACGAGCTGCCGACCCCCTTCATGGTGGTGGCCACGCAGAACCCGGTGGAGATGGAGGGCACCTATCCGCTGCCGGAGGCCCAGCGCGACCGCTTCATGGCCCGCGTCTCCGTCGGCTACCCCAGCCCGGAGGCCGAGCTGCGGATGCTCGACGTCCACGGCGGGGTCTCGCCGCTGGAGGACATGCAGCCGGTGGCGCACGCGCACGAGATCGTGAAACTGATCGAGGCCGTCCGCAATGTGCACGTCGCGGAAACGGTCCGGCGGTACGCGGTGGACCTGGTCGGTGCCACCCGCAGCCACCCGGACCTGAGACTCGGCGCCTCGCCGCGTGCCACGCTGCATCTGCTGCGCGCGGCGAGGGCGACCGCCGCCCTGAGCGGCCGGGAGTACGCCCTGCCGGACGACATCCAGTCGCTGGCCGTGGCCATCCTCGCCCACCGGCTGCTGCCCACCGCCCAGGCCCAGCTCAACCGCCGTACGCCGGAGCAGGTCGTGCAGGAGATCCTCCAGCGCACGCCCGTACCGCAGGCGCCCCAGGCGCAGAGCGGCTTCGGCTCGGTCCACGCCACGCCCGCGTATCCGCAGCAGCCGCCGCGGAGGCTTGGATGA
- a CDS encoding DUF58 domain-containing protein has product MTTAGPAPAPEQDKGGLRTALTGLTTRGRSFLAAGIAAAICAYVLGQSDLLRVGLLLAVLPLVCTTVLYRTRYRVAGSRRLSPARVPAGSEARVHLRMDNVSRLPTGLLMLQDRVPYVLGPRPRFVLDRVEAGGRREVSYRVRSDLRGRYPLGPLQLRLTDPFGMCELTRSFSTYDTLTVIPRVDALPPVRLNGEAKGYGDGRQRSLALAGEDDVIPRGYRHGDDLRRVHWRSTARYGELMVRREEQPQRARCTVLLDTRAEAYLGAGPDSAFEWAVSGAASMLVHMLERGFSVRLLTDTGSSVPGEGADGFAGASQESADAAGLMMDTLAVIDHSDGKGLSPAYDVLRGGNEGLLVAFLGDLDEEQATVIGKMRQRSGGAVAFLLDSEAWTTEPGEVPGAGSASEESLRLLQETGWTALTVPRGASLTDLWRQADQQRTGVMSGSGMEGRS; this is encoded by the coding sequence ATGACCACCGCCGGGCCGGCGCCCGCCCCGGAGCAGGACAAGGGCGGGCTGCGCACGGCCCTCACCGGCCTCACCACACGGGGCCGCTCCTTCCTGGCCGCCGGCATAGCGGCCGCCATATGCGCGTACGTCCTCGGGCAGAGCGATCTGCTGCGGGTGGGCCTGTTGCTCGCCGTGCTGCCGCTGGTCTGCACGACCGTGCTGTACCGCACCCGCTACCGGGTCGCGGGCAGCCGCCGCCTCTCTCCCGCGCGGGTGCCCGCCGGCAGCGAGGCCCGCGTCCATCTGCGGATGGACAACGTCTCGCGGCTGCCCACCGGGCTGTTGATGCTCCAGGACCGGGTGCCGTACGTGCTCGGTCCGCGTCCGAGGTTCGTGCTGGACCGGGTGGAGGCGGGCGGCCGCCGCGAGGTGTCGTACCGCGTCCGCTCCGATCTGCGCGGCCGCTACCCCCTGGGCCCGCTCCAGCTGCGTCTGACCGACCCGTTCGGCATGTGCGAGCTGACCCGGTCCTTCTCGACGTACGACACGCTGACGGTCATCCCGCGGGTGGACGCGCTGCCGCCGGTGCGGCTGAACGGGGAGGCGAAGGGGTACGGCGACGGCCGGCAGCGCTCGCTGGCGCTGGCCGGCGAGGACGACGTGATCCCGCGCGGGTACCGGCACGGGGACGACCTGCGCCGGGTGCACTGGCGCTCGACCGCGCGCTACGGCGAACTGATGGTGCGCCGCGAGGAACAGCCGCAGCGCGCCCGCTGCACGGTGCTGCTGGACACCCGGGCCGAGGCGTATCTCGGCGCGGGCCCGGACTCGGCCTTCGAGTGGGCCGTCTCCGGCGCCGCCTCCATGCTGGTCCACATGCTCGAACGGGGCTTCTCGGTACGGCTGTTGACGGACACCGGCAGTTCGGTGCCCGGCGAGGGTGCCGACGGGTTCGCGGGCGCCAGCCAGGAGTCCGCCGATGCGGCGGGGCTGATGATGGACACCCTCGCGGTGATCGACCACTCCGACGGCAAAGGCCTCTCGCCCGCGTACGACGTGCTGCGCGGCGGCAACGAGGGGCTGCTGGTCGCCTTCCTCGGCGACCTCGACGAGGAGCAGGCGACGGTGATCGGCAAGATGCGTCAGCGCAGCGGCGGGGCGGTCGCCTTCCTGCTGGACAGCGAGGCGTGGACGACCGAACCGGGTGAGGTGCCCGGTGCCGGGAGCGCGAGCGAGGAGTCGCTGCGTCTGCTGCAGGAGACGGGCTGGACGGCGCTGACCGTGCCGCGCGGCGCCTCGCTGACGGACCTGTGGCGGCAGGCGGACCAGCAGCGCACCGGTGTGATGTCCGGGAGCGGCATGGAGGGACGGTCATGA
- a CDS encoding transglutaminase TgpA family protein, giving the protein MSGRARLALCAWAATIMASCALLPLVDPATWIFQAALMLGVQTGVGALTRRVPLARPLTVAAQALVTLMMLTLVFARERAVAGIVPGPEAFQYFATLLQAGADDVGRYAIPAPLSDGIRLMIIGGVLVIGLLVDALAVTFRSAAPAGLPLLALYSVAAGLSDGAAWLWFVLASAGYLLLLLTESRDRLSQWGRVFGGASAAPRAESAGGAVAPVRTGRRIGAVALGIALVVPLGLPSLDGGLLDGTGTGIGGGSGGGTIAAVNPVVALSGSLNVDEDRQVLSYRTNTDNVQEMYLRIVSLDKFDGTAWTPTERSITGVPDEFGTPIGLASDVKRTSIETRIVAAEDYEQNWLPMPYPVTGVDIDGDWRYEPAGRTLVGDHGQNTKGAQYKVESLIVQPTAEQLASAPEPPPSLRREYTKVPASLPSVVARTALDVTKGATNNYERAVKLQDWFAFSGEFTYDTEVRSGTGARAIARFLQDKEGFCVHFSFAMASMARTLGIPARVAVGFTPGTPQTNGTMSVGLRDAHAWPELYFEGVGWTRFEPTPNRGSTPQYTVPEDPGTSGLPEVPRPSQSASTEPSAAPSASESCTPQEAKLGACASESAAAVAGSDDEERSLWGLVFFSPWTLLILPGALLLLAIPLLPMLWRLRVRSVRLGAHDGAVLKGAHGPASAREVADEGGGPEGFPLTAPGGATGYGRTEAAAAHALAAWQEVTDTAWDYGIAPDESQTPRKAAARIVRLGELEPAAADAVNRVAAAVEQVLFAPRPQVPAGLARDAHQVGVGLRAHAGRRTKLRALLLPRSAIRVAWAFSARWARTRDDLLSRIPTPRLPWRRPSPSQNS; this is encoded by the coding sequence ATGAGCGGGCGGGCCAGACTGGCGCTGTGCGCCTGGGCCGCCACGATCATGGCGTCGTGCGCGCTGCTGCCGCTGGTCGACCCGGCGACCTGGATCTTCCAGGCGGCCCTCATGCTGGGCGTGCAGACCGGTGTGGGAGCGCTCACCCGGCGGGTTCCGCTGGCCCGGCCGCTGACGGTGGCCGCGCAGGCACTGGTCACGCTGATGATGCTGACGCTGGTCTTCGCCCGGGAGCGGGCGGTGGCCGGGATCGTCCCCGGCCCGGAGGCGTTCCAGTACTTCGCGACGCTGCTGCAGGCGGGCGCCGACGACGTGGGGCGGTACGCGATCCCGGCGCCGCTGAGCGACGGCATCCGCTTGATGATCATCGGCGGTGTGCTGGTGATAGGCCTCCTGGTCGACGCGCTCGCGGTGACGTTCCGCAGCGCGGCCCCGGCCGGTCTGCCGCTGCTCGCGCTGTACTCGGTCGCCGCGGGCCTCTCCGACGGCGCCGCGTGGCTGTGGTTCGTGCTGGCCTCCGCCGGCTATCTGCTGCTGCTCCTGACCGAGAGCCGCGACCGGCTCTCGCAGTGGGGCCGGGTCTTCGGCGGCGCGTCCGCCGCTCCGCGCGCGGAGTCCGCGGGCGGCGCCGTGGCCCCGGTGCGCACCGGGCGGCGCATCGGCGCGGTCGCGCTGGGCATCGCCCTGGTGGTGCCTCTCGGACTGCCCTCCCTCGACGGGGGACTGCTGGACGGCACGGGCACCGGCATCGGCGGGGGCTCCGGTGGCGGCACGATCGCCGCGGTGAACCCCGTGGTGGCGCTGAGCGGCAGCCTGAACGTGGACGAGGACCGCCAGGTCCTGTCCTACCGCACCAACACGGACAACGTGCAGGAGATGTATCTGCGGATCGTCTCCCTGGACAAGTTCGACGGCACCGCCTGGACGCCGACCGAGCGCTCCATCACCGGGGTGCCGGACGAGTTCGGCACCCCCATCGGTCTGGCCTCCGACGTCAAGCGGACCTCGATCGAGACCCGGATCGTCGCGGCGGAGGACTACGAGCAGAACTGGCTGCCGATGCCGTACCCGGTCACCGGCGTCGACATCGACGGCGACTGGCGGTACGAGCCCGCGGGGCGCACTCTCGTCGGTGACCACGGCCAGAACACCAAGGGCGCCCAGTACAAGGTCGAGAGCCTGATCGTGCAACCCACGGCGGAGCAGCTGGCCTCGGCACCGGAGCCGCCGCCGTCCCTGCGGCGGGAGTACACCAAGGTGCCGGCCTCGCTGCCGTCGGTGGTGGCGCGGACCGCGCTGGACGTCACCAAGGGCGCGACGAACAACTACGAGCGGGCGGTGAAGCTCCAGGACTGGTTCGCGTTCAGCGGCGAGTTCACGTATGACACCGAGGTGCGGTCCGGCACCGGCGCGCGGGCGATAGCCCGGTTCCTCCAGGACAAGGAGGGCTTCTGCGTCCACTTCTCGTTCGCGATGGCGTCGATGGCCCGCACACTGGGCATACCGGCCCGGGTGGCCGTGGGCTTCACCCCCGGCACCCCACAGACGAACGGCACGATGTCGGTGGGACTGCGCGACGCGCACGCCTGGCCGGAGCTGTACTTCGAGGGTGTGGGCTGGACCCGCTTCGAGCCGACCCCCAACCGGGGCTCGACTCCTCAGTACACGGTGCCGGAGGACCCCGGCACGAGCGGCCTGCCCGAGGTGCCCCGGCCCTCGCAGTCGGCGTCCACGGAGCCCTCGGCCGCACCGTCGGCGAGCGAGAGCTGCACGCCGCAGGAGGCGAAGCTGGGTGCCTGCGCGAGCGAGTCCGCGGCGGCCGTGGCGGGTTCGGACGACGAGGAGCGCTCCTTGTGGGGTCTGGTGTTCTTCTCTCCCTGGACCCTGCTGATCCTCCCGGGGGCGCTCCTGCTGCTGGCCATCCCGCTGCTGCCGATGCTGTGGCGGCTGCGGGTGCGGTCAGTACGGCTGGGCGCGCATGACGGTGCGGTGCTGAAGGGGGCCCATGGGCCCGCTTCGGCGCGGGAGGTGGCCGACGAAGGGGGCGGGCCGGAGGGCTTCCCCCTGACAGCACCGGGCGGAGCCACCGGGTACGGCCGTACGGAGGCCGCGGCGGCTCATGCGCTGGCCGCCTGGCAGGAGGTGACCGACACGGCGTGGGACTACGGGATCGCGCCGGACGAGTCGCAGACGCCCCGCAAGGCCGCCGCGCGGATCGTGCGCCTCGGAGAGCTCGAACCGGCGGCCGCGGACGCGGTGAACCGGGTGGCGGCGGCGGTGGAGCAGGTCCTCTTCGCTCCGCGTCCGCAGGTCCCTGCGGGCCTCGCCCGGGACGCGCACCAGGTCGGGGTAGGCCTCCGGGCGCACGCCGGCCGCCGGACGAAGCTCCGGGCACTGCTGCTGCCGCGTTCGGCCATCCGGGTGGCCTGGGCCTTCTCCGCCCGCTGGGCGCGGACCAGGGACGACCTGCTGTCCCGCATCCCGACGCCACGGCTGCCCTGGCGACGCCCTTCGCCGAGCCAGAACAGCTGA
- a CDS encoding DUF3040 domain-containing protein, whose amino-acid sequence MPLSEHEQRMLEQMERALYAEDPKFASALEGSGLRTYTRRRVYQAVAGFLVGIALLMAGMVAQQIWVSVVGFLVMLGCAVLAVTGWRKAPKPGEQPTGATGSAAARQTRQRRSMMDRIEQRWQRRRDEQGGH is encoded by the coding sequence GTGCCGCTCTCAGAGCACGAGCAGCGCATGCTCGAGCAGATGGAGCGAGCGCTGTACGCCGAAGATCCCAAGTTCGCGTCAGCGCTTGAGGGAAGCGGGCTGCGTACGTACACCCGGCGGCGGGTCTACCAGGCGGTCGCGGGCTTTCTGGTGGGTATCGCGCTCCTCATGGCCGGAATGGTCGCACAGCAGATCTGGGTCAGCGTGGTGGGATTCCTCGTCATGCTGGGCTGCGCCGTGCTCGCCGTCACCGGTTGGCGCAAGGCCCCCAAGCCGGGTGAGCAGCCCACCGGTGCCACAGGCTCCGCCGCTGCGCGTCAGACACGACAGCGCCGCTCCATGATGGACCGAATCGAACAGCGCTGGCAGCGCCGTCGTGACGAGCAGGGCGGCCACTGA
- a CDS encoding methyltransferase: MRPPVSHPRTTSLRSDPSRPRASLRTAVVWEVLQDALDRRVKATGRVSLDVLDTGGGSGKFAVPVARLGHRVTVVDPSPNALFALERRAAEAGVADRVRGVQGDAHGLFDVVDRGGYDAVLCHGVLEYVDDPTEGIGNAVAALRPEGVLSLLAAGLGGAVLARALAGHFKEARQALDDPNGRWGEGDPVPHRFTAEQLTTLVEGAGLEVAAVHGVRVFADLVPGVLVDTEPGALDALLELEAAVAELPAFHSVATQLHVLGETRGTAGS; the protein is encoded by the coding sequence ATGCGCCCACCCGTCTCCCACCCCCGGACGACGTCGCTGCGTTCCGATCCCTCCCGCCCCCGCGCCTCCCTCCGTACCGCCGTGGTCTGGGAGGTCCTCCAGGACGCCCTCGACCGCCGGGTGAAGGCCACGGGGCGTGTGTCGCTGGACGTGCTGGACACCGGGGGCGGCAGCGGCAAGTTCGCGGTGCCCGTGGCCCGCCTCGGCCACCGCGTCACCGTCGTCGACCCCAGCCCGAACGCACTGTTCGCGCTGGAGCGCCGGGCCGCCGAGGCCGGCGTCGCCGACCGGGTGCGGGGCGTCCAGGGCGACGCGCACGGCCTCTTCGACGTCGTCGATCGCGGCGGGTACGACGCCGTGCTCTGCCACGGCGTCCTGGAGTACGTGGACGACCCCACCGAGGGCATCGGCAACGCGGTCGCCGCGCTGCGGCCCGAAGGTGTGCTCAGCCTGCTCGCCGCGGGCCTGGGTGGAGCGGTGCTCGCGCGGGCCCTCGCCGGGCACTTCAAGGAGGCCCGGCAGGCGCTCGACGACCCGAACGGACGCTGGGGCGAGGGTGATCCGGTTCCCCACCGCTTCACCGCCGAGCAGCTCACCACGCTCGTCGAGGGCGCGGGCCTGGAAGTCGCCGCCGTACACGGCGTCCGGGTCTTCGCCGACCTGGTCCCCGGCGTCCTCGTCGACACCGAGCCCGGCGCTCTGGACGCCCTGCTCGAGCTGGAGGCGGCGGTCGCCGAACTGCCCGCCTTCCACTCCGTGGCCACACAGCTTCACGTGCTGGGCGAGACGCGAGGGACCGCCGGGTCCTGA
- a CDS encoding SAV_6107 family HEPN domain-containing protein, whose protein sequence is MASHHAAAANRRRAPGPAPSLTGPASDVHPVLRRATAPPAALDLLAQARSGLDEASGHRMPNERYATAHLAALRTAAAVLAARGRPELTPRRRAKIRSAWEVLPEIAPELAEWSVLFASGAARRARAEAGIQGAASARDADDLIRDVAMFLRLVERMLVLQPVLPQPRQDGTPGVPDAG, encoded by the coding sequence ATGGCCAGCCACCACGCAGCAGCCGCCAACCGGCGCCGCGCCCCCGGCCCTGCCCCCTCACTGACCGGCCCGGCGAGCGACGTGCACCCCGTGCTGCGGCGGGCGACGGCCCCGCCCGCCGCCCTCGACCTGCTCGCCCAGGCCCGCTCCGGACTCGACGAGGCGTCCGGCCACCGGATGCCGAACGAGCGGTATGCCACCGCCCATCTGGCCGCCCTGCGCACCGCCGCCGCGGTGCTCGCCGCCCGGGGCCGCCCGGAACTCACCCCGAGGCGTCGCGCCAAGATCCGCAGCGCCTGGGAAGTGCTCCCCGAGATAGCGCCCGAACTCGCCGAGTGGAGCGTGCTGTTCGCCTCCGGCGCAGCCCGCCGCGCGCGTGCCGAGGCGGGCATACAGGGCGCGGCGAGCGCCCGGGACGCCGACGACCTCATCCGCGACGTGGCGATGTTCCTGCGCCTGGTCGAACGGATGCTGGTGCTCCAGCCGGTGCTGCCCCAGCCCCGCCAGGACGGCACCCCGGGAGTCCCGGACGCGGGCTGA
- a CDS encoding TniQ family protein, with the protein MNRAQYAPETLTLARSLAVPVRPWGSESLPSYVARLAHANRIPHTALWRHIAVPHKTGASSTTLPWEATLNQPAVARLAVMSGIPVERLRKALPALSWSTRDASELPTDVPAVWMRQAHSPNAVICRQCTVRRGITTGVRAHLALPDIVCHRHHVWQTPEPWDVSAVPEIERAQRNLRKLRKAHGSHIMACCIRDARWIISGWVHIPSREPKFEDLWQHRRRKLILPEQFRTWELPAHIMTHPELVTLASALMPIHLDVGYLRGLGLQEWKFKAHLRARLGLDPRRQPTGDPINRFFYMVQADRARWRNPKNAMIAETATPRTVQ; encoded by the coding sequence ATGAACCGCGCTCAGTACGCCCCCGAAACTTTGACACTCGCGAGGAGCCTGGCCGTCCCCGTCCGCCCTTGGGGAAGCGAGTCCCTGCCCTCCTACGTCGCTCGCCTCGCTCACGCCAACCGCATCCCGCACACGGCCCTCTGGCGACACATTGCAGTGCCCCACAAAACTGGAGCGAGCAGCACCACGCTGCCCTGGGAAGCCACCCTCAACCAGCCCGCCGTCGCACGACTTGCCGTCATGTCTGGGATTCCCGTCGAACGGTTACGGAAGGCGCTGCCCGCCCTCTCCTGGTCGACCCGCGATGCGTCAGAGCTGCCCACGGACGTTCCCGCTGTCTGGATGCGCCAAGCTCACTCGCCCAATGCGGTCATCTGCCGCCAGTGCACCGTCCGCCGCGGTATCACAACTGGGGTCCGAGCACACTTGGCCCTGCCCGACATCGTGTGTCACCGCCACCACGTCTGGCAGACACCTGAACCCTGGGACGTCTCAGCAGTCCCCGAGATCGAACGAGCGCAACGGAACCTTCGCAAGCTCCGGAAGGCCCACGGCAGCCACATCATGGCCTGCTGCATCCGGGATGCACGCTGGATCATCAGCGGCTGGGTTCACATCCCAAGCCGGGAGCCGAAATTTGAAGATCTCTGGCAGCACCGCCGCAGGAAGCTAATTCTCCCGGAGCAGTTCCGTACCTGGGAACTGCCCGCCCACATCATGACCCACCCGGAACTCGTGACCCTTGCCTCCGCACTCATGCCGATTCACCTGGACGTGGGCTACCTCCGCGGCCTCGGCCTCCAGGAGTGGAAGTTCAAAGCACACCTGCGAGCCCGCCTCGGTCTGGACCCCCGGAGACAACCCACGGGCGACCCCATCAACAGGTTCTTCTACATGGTCCAGGCGGACCGGGCCCGCTGGCGGAACCCCAAAAACGCCATGATCGCTGAGACAGCTACACCGCGAACCGTTCAGTGA
- a CDS encoding ATP-binding protein, which translates to MTDGDPADREFPLTTKEGWSRFVQNVPVSEPLLDRPALLSLSDIERELYDEARAEHHTQLFVAKTPTVMEVIRTGRELTLLNRRQVSARRGLIVSGEAGTGKTTAITQLGKAHEQHVRRRLPADCGPRLPIAYVTVPPAATPKMLAIEFARFLGIPLLRRMNQTEITNAVCEVLAELRCELVLVDEIHNISLTTRSGAEVSDQLKYLSERIAATFVYTGIDVESAGLFNGTRGKQIAGRFVSVHAKPFTIATPAQRQEWLALLATMEQSLRLHRHTPGMLAAHADFLYQRTSGMIGSLAHLIRAAALRAMASGAEKITKQLLAEIPLDTAAETSAPLSARSRRARTAQRRAG; encoded by the coding sequence GTGACCGACGGCGACCCGGCCGACCGCGAGTTCCCCCTGACCACGAAGGAGGGATGGAGCCGCTTCGTCCAAAACGTCCCGGTCAGCGAGCCCCTGCTGGACCGCCCCGCACTGCTGTCACTGAGCGACATCGAGCGGGAGCTCTACGACGAGGCCAGAGCCGAGCACCACACCCAGCTGTTCGTCGCGAAGACCCCGACCGTGATGGAAGTGATCCGCACAGGCCGGGAGCTGACCCTCCTCAACCGCCGCCAGGTCTCCGCCCGCCGCGGCCTGATCGTCTCCGGCGAGGCTGGCACCGGCAAGACCACCGCGATCACCCAACTCGGCAAAGCCCACGAACAGCACGTCCGCCGCCGGCTTCCCGCCGACTGCGGCCCCAGGCTGCCCATCGCCTACGTGACCGTTCCCCCGGCCGCCACTCCGAAGATGCTCGCAATCGAGTTCGCCCGGTTCCTCGGCATCCCGCTGTTGCGCCGCATGAACCAAACCGAGATCACCAATGCGGTCTGTGAGGTCCTGGCCGAACTGCGCTGCGAACTCGTCCTGGTCGACGAGATCCACAACATCTCGCTCACCACCAGATCCGGCGCCGAGGTCTCTGACCAGCTCAAATACCTCTCAGAACGAATCGCGGCCACGTTCGTCTACACCGGCATCGACGTCGAGTCCGCCGGGCTGTTCAACGGCACCCGCGGCAAACAGATCGCCGGACGCTTCGTCAGCGTCCACGCCAAGCCGTTCACCATCGCTACCCCCGCCCAGCGTCAGGAATGGCTCGCCCTACTGGCCACCATGGAACAGTCCCTGCGGCTACATCGGCATACCCCGGGCATGCTGGCCGCCCACGCAGACTTCCTCTATCAACGCACCTCCGGCATGATCGGCAGCCTCGCGCACCTGATCAGGGCCGCAGCCTTGCGGGCCATGGCATCCGGCGCCGAGAAGATCACCAAGCAGCTGCTGGCGGAGATCCCCCTCGACACCGCAGCCGAGACGAGCGCACCGCTCAGCGCGCGTTCACGTCGAGCCCGAACCGCCCAGCGACGTGCCGGATGA